The Rathayibacter caricis DSM 15933 genomic sequence CGCATCGGCGAGACGTCCGCGGTACCAGCGGCCGTCCTCCGTGCCGGCGACCGGGTCGTCCTCGCCGGTCACGACGAGCACCGAGGCGGTCACCGCGTCGAGCTCGTCGGCCCAGCTCCCGTCGCGCAGGGCCGCGAGGTCGGTCGCGGCGCCCAGTGGGCCCTGCCGCCAGCCCTCGCCGAGCATCCGCTCGAGCCGGTTGCGCAGTCCGCGGGTGCCCGCGAGAACGGGGTCCTCGGGATCGATGCCGAGCGCGTCGAGCCCGGGAGGACCCTCCGGCAGCGTGCCCGCGAGGGTCCCCGCGTCCTCGCCGGGCAGCACCTCGCGGCGCTCCCACGCTCCGGTCCGCTGGACGAGCACGCCGGCCTGCGGAGGAGCGGGCGTGCCGACGAGCGCGATGCGGTCGACGAGATCGGGGTGGCGGGCGGCGAGCGAGAGGGCAAACGCGCCTCCCGATCCCCAGCCGACCACGCCGACGCTGCCGAACTCGGCGCCGTCGATGACCCGTGCGGTCCGCTCGGAGCGCCGCAGGTACTCGGCGAGGTCGTCGGCCCGGTCCTGCACGCGGGCGTGCCGCGGATCGACGGGGTCGGAGGCGCCGTACCCCGGTCGGTCGAGGATGAGCAGGTGCAGGCCCCAGGGCCCGGTCACCAGCGGATCGGGATCGAAGCCGCCCGCTCCGGGCGTGGGATGGCAGAAGACGACGAGCCGATCGGCGACGGGATCGCCCGCCGCCGAGACTCCGATGCCCCGGCCCGACCGCAGCTCGAAACGGTGGTTCGCCATGTGACCTCCCCAGAACCCGCCGTCTCTCAGCGGTGACCCCCAGTCAACCGGAGGACGGGGTCGGATCTCAGGCCCTTGACCGCGGACCGGGTGCCTCCTGCTGCGCCCGGGCGTATCGTGACGCCATGGCTGATCAACGACCGATCGGATACTGGCTGACCCTCGTGGAGCGCCTCGTCGACGAGCGCTTCTCGGTCACCCTCAAGGAGCACGGAGTGACCCGGCGGCAGTGGCAGCTGCTGCAGCAGCTGCAGCGCGGGCCCTCGCCGCTCGCCGAGCTCGACCGGGCCCTCGCCCCGTTCCTCCGGGCGCCCACCGCGGCGGACCCGGCCGGGGAGTCGGCGGCGGCGGACCCGGCCGGGGAGTCGGCGGCGGAGCAGCTCGCTGAGCTCCTCGAGAGCGGCTGGGTCGAGGCGCGGTCCGAGCTCTACGCGCTCACGGAGCGCGGCGAGGTGGCGACCGCGCGGCTCGAGGAGGTCGTCGCCTCGCAGCGCGCGAGCGCGACCGCGGGCGTCGCGGAGGAGGAGTACGAGATCACCGTGCGTTCGCTGCAGACCATCGCCGGCAACCTCGGCTGGAGCGAACCGGCCTGACGCCCGCTCCTGTCACCTCCCCGCAGGCCGCCGCTACCCCCTGCCGGAGCGAGCGCTCCAGGAGCAGAGTGGGATCGGCCGGCAGAGCGCCGGACGAAGGGAGAGCAGCATGAGCAGCGACCGCACCACCGGTGACGACACCGAGAAGACCGAGGACCTCCCCGACGGAACCGGCACCGACACCTCCGAGGGCGGCGGCGACACCGACACCGTCTCGGGCGGCGAGCCGGACGACGAGTAGTCGCACCGATCCCTCGACGGGAAGAGGGGCGGAGCCGGATCGCCGGCCCGCCCCTCTCGTCGTCTCCGCGAGGGTCCGCGTCAGACCAGCGGTCCGTCGCTCTCGCTCGTGCGGCGGGTGACCTGCTCGCCGCTGGCCGGGTCGACCGCCGAGCGCGTCGTCGAGACCGCCTGGCGGCGGCGGGTCATCAGGACCAGCCCGAGGACGAGCCCCACTGCACCGGCGGCCATCAGGATGTAGCCGATCAGCGCCAGATCCACCCCCGACACCTGCACGTCGACGGCGAACGCGAGTACCGCTCCGACGACGAGGAGGAAGATCCCTGCTCCGATGCTCATGAGTGCTCCTTCTGCGTGCCGCCGGTCGGCGCGGGGGCGCACGAGGGCACCGGCGTGCGATCGCCCCACGGTAGACCCCGGCGGGTCCTGTCCGGAGGGCCTTCCGGTGTCGAGCCCGGAGGTGTAGGACTCAGGAGATCCTCAGCATCACCCGGGTCCGGTCCCCGCGGCTGATGAGGCGCTCGATCACCATGAAGATCCGGTACTCGAGGCGGTACTTCCCGAGGAACACGCGCCCGAGCCGCTCGACGGTGTCCTCGTCGGAGACGATGCGGGCCGTGCCCTCGACGACGGCCGCTCCCTCCTGCACGCGGCCGCGGCGGTCGCACGGCACGAGCGTCACGCGGGGGTCGTTGCGCAGGCGCTTGACCTTCCCGCTCTTCCGGGGCGTGGTCACGATCAGGTCGTCGCCGTCGCGGGCGATCCACACCGGGGTCGACACCCCGACCCCGGTCTTACGGAAGGTGGTGAGCGAGACGAACGAGGCACCGGCGAGGTCCGCGAGTGCGGGGGAGAGGGTCATCCTCGAAGAGTAGGTGCGCGCGGGGCCGTCTCCGCAAGCCTGCGGCGCCTCCGGGTCGGTCCAGGGGGAGCGCCGTAGGGTGGAGGCATGACCGACCCGACGCCCCTGATCGGTCCGACCGAGGCGCCCGAGCTGCACGTGATGAGCTACAACATCCGTCGCCGCATGCCCCGCCTCACCTCGCGCGCCGTCGACCTGTGGGACCGGAGGCAGCCCCTGATCCGCCGACTGCTCGAGGCCGAGCGCCCGTCGATCCTCGCGGTGCAGGAGGCGATGCCCGACCAGGCGGAGTTCGTGCAGGAGGTGCTCGGCTCCTCCTTCGAGGGGATGGGCTTCGGCCGCGACCCCGATCGCAGCGGCGAGCGCGTGATGCTCTTCATCGACCGCAGCCGCTTCGCGGTGCGCCACTGGTCGCAGATCGCCCTGTCCGAGACTCCCGACGTCGCGGGCTCGCGCAGCTGGGGCAACCGGATCCCGCGCACGGCCGTGATCGCCGAGCTCGTCGACCACGCGGTGAACCGCGAGCTGACCGTGGTCGCCACCCACTTCGACCACCTCTCGCGCAGCAGCCGCCTCCGCTCGGCGCAGCTGCTGGCCGAGCGGGTCACCGAGCTCGGCCTGCCCGCGATCGTCATGGGCGACGCGAACACCGACGTCGGATCCGATCCCTACCGCGCCCTGCTCGAGGGCGGAGGCCTCGCGGACTCGTGGGCCGTCGCGCAGCGCACCCTCACGCCCGCGTGGGGC encodes the following:
- a CDS encoding endonuclease/exonuclease/phosphatase family protein; its protein translation is MTDPTPLIGPTEAPELHVMSYNIRRRMPRLTSRAVDLWDRRQPLIRRLLEAERPSILAVQEAMPDQAEFVQEVLGSSFEGMGFGRDPDRSGERVMLFIDRSRFAVRHWSQIALSETPDVAGSRSWGNRIPRTAVIAELVDHAVNRELTVVATHFDHLSRSSRLRSAQLLAERVTELGLPAIVMGDANTDVGSDPYRALLEGGGLADSWAVAQRTLTPAWGTYSNYRAPRSGRRIDWLTVTAGAFDVVSAGINAVRYDGAAPSDHEPVQAVLRFTAP
- a CDS encoding alpha/beta fold hydrolase, yielding MANHRFELRSGRGIGVSAAGDPVADRLVVFCHPTPGAGGFDPDPLVTGPWGLHLLILDRPGYGASDPVDPRHARVQDRADDLAEYLRRSERTARVIDGAEFGSVGVVGWGSGGAFALSLAARHPDLVDRIALVGTPAPPQAGVLVQRTGAWERREVLPGEDAGTLAGTLPEGPPGLDALGIDPEDPVLAGTRGLRNRLERMLGEGWRQGPLGAATDLAALRDGSWADELDAVTASVLVVTGEDDPVAGTEDGRWYRGRLADARTASVAGTGRLAVVREWRRILDHVAPLERGAQGR
- a CDS encoding transcriptional regulator → MADQRPIGYWLTLVERLVDERFSVTLKEHGVTRRQWQLLQQLQRGPSPLAELDRALAPFLRAPTAADPAGESAAADPAGESAAEQLAELLESGWVEARSELYALTERGEVATARLEEVVASQRASATAGVAEEEYEITVRSLQTIAGNLGWSEPA
- a CDS encoding PPOX class F420-dependent oxidoreductase; amino-acid sequence: MTLSPALADLAGASFVSLTTFRKTGVGVSTPVWIARDGDDLIVTTPRKSGKVKRLRNDPRVTLVPCDRRGRVQEGAAVVEGTARIVSDEDTVERLGRVFLGKYRLEYRIFMVIERLISRGDRTRVMLRIS
- a CDS encoding DUF6458 family protein, coding for MSIGAGIFLLVVGAVLAFAVDVQVSGVDLALIGYILMAAGAVGLVLGLVLMTRRRQAVSTTRSAVDPASGEQVTRRTSESDGPLV